The nucleotide sequence ttggagatcatatcataccccaagttacacggtttaaatatcttgggtcCACAATACAAAATGAAGgtgaaaaaaacacaagaaagggGGTTGAACTGTATTggatttttcaaactttttctaATTCTTTGCATTGATCAGAGCCTGAAGATATTGTTCAAAGTCTGATGCAAAATTTTGAGTGCGGGGATTATAAGatcaaaacacacacacacacacacagatgGAATGGGAGAGACAAAGAAATTCATACTAGATCTTGTCACAAACCGTGAGTAATTGATGACATAGCATCATATGGCATTTTTGGCTATGTTTTTAGTACTTTTCTTTCCATTTAAACACAAATAAGATGAGAGTTATATGAGTTTTCAATGGTTTGAGGAACATAATGTATTATTTTCACTCAAGTCATTGTAATTTACTTTTATCCTAGAGCTTGCACCTCAAGGTGTTATAAGTGTTTTGTATTGAGAAAATCATGTAAATCGACAAATCAAGACATCACGTGAAGGATCAAGGATATGAAATTGAAGACCAATGGTTCCTAGaagatttttgaagaaaatacaaagtgaagaaaaatCAATTCAAGTTCCTAGGAGTTTCTAGATGGAAAAAcgataaaaaaattggataaaaaCCAAAGAAATTGTACAGGAGAGGCTGCCTCAGGCGGCCCTGTGCTCGACACATGTGCCGCTGCGCCTGAGGCAGTTTTTCCAGTGCCTCATGCGCCTCTTTTAACCCTGTATGCCATCATGTGCACGACTGCAGGCAAAAAGGTGGAAAAATTAAAGTCTAGTTGTCTTCTCTTAAACTCTAAGTAATCATATGCTATAAATAGTGACTGTTCAAAAATTATTGTTCATTTAGAAAGCTAACGGTTCAAGGCAATGGTTAAGCATCAGAGTTAAGGATATGAAATTGCATCAGAGTTGCAATTAAAACTCTTTGATTAGGGCTCTAAGATGAAccccttcttatttgttggattcaattaataaatatttcattcaaTTATGCTTTTCTTATGTCCAATTTAATTCGTTCTTGCCTGCGCTTAATGCTTTTTCAATTGAAAATCAGTAGGATTACCAACCCGAATTTATACTTTGTTCATGAAAGTTCCAATTGCTAAATTTTTAATCGTAGTTAATGAAACTAAGTATGAAACTTCATAATTTCTAAATTTTCCATCCAGTAACGCCATAATTCTAACTAGGTTATCTTATCACACATGTTATCGTTAGAGTTAATAAAGATTTCTAAATTTAGTTTCCTATATCATAAGTAGACACCACATAGCTGTTTGTTTTATGAGTTAATTCCAACAATGATGAAGGGGGGATTCGAGGATTCTCTAATCGTTGTTAATCATTTGAATCACAAACCTAATTGTGCATTTGGTAGGGCAATTAAACCCTAGAAATCTATTCAAATCTCTTTTAATTtcactctttaaatttttttatggcTAATTGTTAGGTTGAACGATAATACCTGTGGAGAACgataaacttactactttattacttgttacgatttggtgcaCTTGTCAATTTCGTCCATCagacaccattagagagagtCTGGGTAGCACGTAAAGTACAAAAGTTTGTAGAAAACACGCTTAgttggtttgggcatgtagagagaaggcATGTAGATGTCTTCATAAGAAGAGTATATCAGATGGAGGAGAGTGAAGTCAAAAGAGTGTATCAAGACATAAGAAAACTATAAGATAAACTATTAGAAAAGATTCAGAGGTCATTTAGTTGGATTCAAATATGGTTCacgatagaacactatggcgtaatttgatccatgcaGCCATctccacttagtgggataaagcttggttgttgtttttgatttagACCCCTTCAATATCTCTAAAGCCCACATGAGATAGTTATCTACCAAATGTACGTTTTTTCTTGTCAAACATACATCTGGGAGATAACTCCTGAAATAACCATATATTCGGTAGATAACTACCACTTGTGTATTTAGTGGGCCTTAAAGATATTGGAGGCATAAAGAGAAATGTTATCTTTTTTATTCGAACAAgttaaaaactcaaaaaacatacacaaaacccttaaaaaaaacagatatttcataagaaatccaattttttttttccttagctctttataaatgtgaacaaatcccaaagagaaatgatacttgattaattattttgtgataatttttaaacaactttttcttttatatttatacGATGTTCTTAtcatctctcttcattttttttctttgttgtttttgaccaataagaaattagaaaaagaaaattatcacaaaagttatcaTTAAATAGTTGTGAAATATCATTACTTAATCTCAAAATTGTAAGATGATATTTCATCTCTTTTCAATGAAAATTACTCTATTTGCCGGGCTCCTTCCCCcacacttgttttttttttttgttttgtttatgataACCATCCACAGTTCCACACTGATCCCTACTCTTATTTCCCTTTAATACCATTTCCATCACTCAGcacatttgttttttgttttgtttaagcTATCCTCCCACACTCTCATGAATCCCAACTCCCCATTTTCATGGATTTTTTTCTGAGAAATTTTCAGATCCATGTTTTATTCTATAACTTTAGTTCTTGtagcaagttttttttttaagaggctaaaatgaaatatattagcAAATCAAAATGTTCTTCGTATCACAAGGTGTACcaaggaagaacaaaagagtCATAACATTATTTACATCGAGCAATCTTTAGCATTGAAtatctttttgtttctttctttccaaatttccTACACGGTAGCAAATTTGATATTTATGTTGTAACAATGGGGTAGGTAGGCTTGTAGGTGTTCTTTTTTTCTCCTAATCTCTAGTTCTATTATTTTCTCTCCATTGATCTATTTCATGTGGCCTACGTTGTTGGTTTCCATTAAGTTTCTGGTTTTATTTCCATCAATACATGAGTTTTTGACGAGTTTGTTAAGTTGTTTAATGAGTTTGTTGGGTTTAAGTAGTTTTACTTAAAAAAGGATGACATTGATATGattttaaaacataaatgattaaaatggaaaaaacataaaaaataaaaataaaagattgaactattatatgaaaattaagttaaaagacCACACAAGTGAAATTTCTGATTAACTTATCATATTTGGTTATCTCATCAACTGctgaattgaaacaaaataggttaaaacacacttttcacctcttaagttttaaaaagttgcgattttgacccctaagaaaaaaaatgacaaaagtgatCTTTTGACccattatcttttcaaaaagttgcgattatgacccccttttttgggacacgtgaCGTCTTCTAAGCAATTTTGGGAcgaaaggggccaaaattgtaattttttttaatagcggatcaaaatcgcaacattttaaaacttattgGTCGAAAATTGCTGTTTAGCCAACAAAATatgatacaattattttttctagTCTCTCATCTTTACTACTAAACGAGctctatattttttcataaaatctcatCTTGTTTGTTCTATGACTTAAGGATGATCGACACCACTTAATTCCAAACCATGCAGAGTCGTGTCGTCGTTGTTATGGCGAGGACCAACATCTAACTTAAGATAAAGAGGGTGTTCCATTTTTTTTGCATTCTACTACTATTATTTTTCAACTACAACTTTGATTtccacaaaagaaaacaaactatAACTTTGGTTAAAGTCCTGGATAAAGTTATTAATTTCATATCAATTATGTGTTGGTAAGAATTAgtgttaaataaataataataacttcgATTATGATGGTCGAACaactgtaataaaaaaattgtattgtataGATTGCGTTACCTTGGAGAGCAAAGAGACGGAATTATCAAAAAAAGGTGGGAGTGTTGTTTCAATCCAAACTTATACCAATAATAATGGGTTTATCATTTGATAATCCtaacaaactaaataaaattttccatgtgAAGTTTGGTGATATATGTACCAATCATCAAATTATTCAACgtcatgtcatatttttatattaatttatttaaaaataaaatcgaatTTTGTTTACGGCGGTACCCAATTAAACTTCAAGatatttaacaattttcaaagaaaaaaaatattaattatgatgTGCAAATATCAAATCGAACAGTCTATAGTTTGACCAACCGATAATTTGATATTATCGGTATCAAATTATATAAGTAGTTTCATTTACATAAAAGGTTAATGTGTTTCCCCTAAGTTTATGTTTCAACTTCAAAGCCACCTAAATCACCATATTTTACTTCCAAAAATTTCAAGTATGGCTGAAATGCAATACTAtatccaacttttttttgttttggtaataTCCACCGTTGCAATTCAAACCCTACTTACTagaaagaagaacaaaaaacatCTTACACCACCAAGCCCTCTTGCCTTACCTATCTTTGGACATTTTCACCTTATGTCTAAGTTACTACCAGCTCACCAAAGTTTTCACAAGCTTTCAATTCAATATGGACCCATAATGAAACTCTTTCTAGGCTCTGTGCCTTGTATAGTAATTTCTAGTCCGGAAATAGCCAAGGAGTTTCTTAAAACACACGAAACTTTCTTCTCGAATCGTTTAATAAACTACGCTATTGACTACTTATCATATGGCTCACAGGATTTCATGTTTGCGCCTTATGGTGAATATTGGAAGTTCATGAAAAAGATATGCATGTCAGAGCTTCTTGGTGGAAGAACTATTGATCAATTCCGTCCGTTGAGGCAACAAGAGACCGTGCGGTTTCTTAGACTTCTGCAGAAGAAAGGGGAAGCCGGCGAAGCTGTTGATGTCAGTGGCTTGCTCTTGAATCTCACGAATAGAATCATAACAAGGATGACCATGAGTAAAACTTTTAATGAAAATGATAGTAATGTTGAAGACCTTAGGAACATGGTTCATGATTTTTCAGAACTTGCAGGGAAGTTTAGTATGTTAGAATATATTTGGTTTTGTAAGAATTTGCATAGGTATAGAATTTCCAAAAGGCTTAAAGGGATGCAGAAAAGGATGGAAACAATGATGGAGATGGCGATAAGGGACCGTCAAAAGGAaaggaagaaaataaaggaaaacagTGAAGGTTCTCATGTTAGGGATCTTCTtgatattttgttggaaattcATGAGAACAATAACACTGAGATTGGGATCAAGTTAAACAAGGAGAATGTCACGAGTTTCATCGTTGTAAGCAATTCTCCTAACTTCCATATGCATGTATAGCTCAATTCTGTGAaccgaaaaaataaaaaaatatctcttCCTTGGCTTCCAATTAGTTTTTAAAAGTTCATGCTTTTCAAACcgtttagtttttaaaatataagaaagattttatctaaacaagcaaataCCTAAAGTAATAGCTGacttttgttatttatttcaaCTTAGTCCCTTCCTTCATCAATATTCCGCAATTTTACGCCAATTAGTATGGTTCAACTTGTTAGCCGATgatgtttttctttgaaaacttggtatccgatccaaggacCAACTAATTTGAGGGGATCAATCCCATCTTCCACTTGCGGGGACCCCATTTAAAGCCAGGGCAAAGCTCTGTAAGTCGATGATGTTATGTGCCTCATTGGCGCACCAGTCACTGCACATATAGGCACCATGTCAATATTTCTTTGGTGCAAATGTTAGAGAACTTTTCgcgaaattttaaatagaatGATATTTTGCAATTGAAAATTACCTATATGATTTACAATTTTAGACTTTGATTTATGCAGGACATATTTTTAGCAGGAACAGACACATCTTCGACAACAATCGAATGGGGTCTAGCAGAGTTAATAAACAACCCACGGGTGATGGCGAAAGCAAGGGAAGAGATTGATTCAGTAACAGGAAAGAGTAGATTAATACAAGAGTCCGATCTTCCCAATCTTCCATATTTGCAAGCTATACTCAAAGAAACATTAAGACTTCACCCTACAGTACCATTAGTGGTAAGAGAATCATCTGAGAATTGTAATGTTTGTGGGTTTGAGATTCCAAGgaaaactattttatttgttaatttgtggTCAATGGGAAGGGACCCAAAATTGTGGGAGAATCCATATGAGTTTAAACCGGAGAGGTTTATGAGTGAAGAGAATAAGTTTGATGTGAGGGGACAAAATTTCCAACTTATGCCATTCGGAACTGGAAGACGGGGTTGCCCCGGTGCCTCATTAGCACTTCAAGCTGTTCCAACAAATCTTGCTGCAATGATTCAGTGTTTTGAATGGAAAGTTGGTGGTGATGGAACAGTTAACATGGAAGAGAAACCTTCAACCACCCTTCCAAGGGCTCATCCTTTGATATGTGTCCCTATTCCTCGTTTTCATAGCTTTCCTTTTGGGGAATAGACTCTCAATTAAATTGCACcatatatagctttgaaagtactCCCTCCCATCATGTTTATAAGAAACATTCAGGTCAACAAAATGTGATGTATCTGGTTAAGAATTTAGACCAAACACACCAactttttttgaccaaaatatctcttataaataggaccggagggaatAGTTATAAGTAATTTTCATGTATTGATAAGTGATATCTTTTGctgtagtaaaaaaaataattgttctcTTTTCGTTGTAGTAAATGTTGCAATCATCCCAATAGTGGATATCTGTTCTTGCAAGTCTATTGAAGAAATCATATACAaatgtttttatatttcattacATAACCTTTGCACATTCCAATATTTTTAATGGCAGAATAGAtaagtgaaaaatgaaaacgGAGAGTTGGTGTAGAcacatgataaataaaaaacactatGTGAGAAGCAATTCAAATTTCAAGTCAATAGAAGCAATGGGCGATCGAATATTCTCCCTACAATAGAAGAACTGAGCTTCCAAATGCATCTAACAGTCAAGAAGGAAGTATGCGTTCGATTCTCTCAAGAAGAATGTATCTGATGGCATCAAAAAATCGGGCCGaagaacaaaatcaaaacatagcTGTCTGATCATTTGGATGGTTTGGTACTGTCTGATCAAGAGCTGAAGATCTTAAATAAATTGGAGGTTAtgtttttatctaaaaaatcgGGCCGaagaacaaaatcaaaacatagctgtcatttaataaaattgtaattaacaTATAAAACCAGTAGCTGTGAGAGGAAACTAGGGtgaaaaaacatcaaaaagagCTATGTTCTAATCAGGTGTGAGTAAACTTGGTGAGAGAGGGTTTTCCTTTAAAAGGATGAGAAAATAGGTTGAAGCAAGGAAAATTAGGTTTGAGAGTACCAACTTTATAAGCATATTTAGAAAATCTCAGTCCAATAACTCagtctttaaaaataatttgtatatTTTCAACTGAATTGACTCAAATGATTCGGTCtatcaaatttaaaagaaaagcacttatgaaagaaaaaaaaaagtacttttataagatattgttgttaacaaatttatcatattttaaattaaaaataaatatcagtATATACAATATATCCTCTCATAAAAGTGTATAAAGTATATGTTTAGGTAAGAATCTCACCTAAAATCATATCAAAGAGTAATTgacaaaattcaataaaatcatTGATAATTTATAGAATATTGAGGTGAACTTTGATGACGAGGATAAAACTTTACTCTAACTGATGAGTTCGTTGCTTAGATATTTTAAGCACTTGTAGGATGAAATATTTTTGGAAAAGAAGCGCTATGATTACCTTAGAGGAGGTTCGCTCAGCGATTAGGATCATGGAGCTAACCATGCATGCTTAAAGTCTTAGAGGTGGAAGATAGAAGGGATGTCTTGAGTGTCTCAAGAGAAAGGGATTGGAGATTAGGGCATGCCAGTGAAACAATTTTAGTGAGTTCTGTTTTGACGATGTGATCGAACTTAAGTGAAATTTGTTATCAAtttgaatgtttgatgaattaaGATAAGACACTAGAATTGACGAAGAGGtaatgaaaattttgtatgATGCGAAGATTATAGGTAAGGGGACCAAAATTCATGGGTTGCACATTTTTGATTGTTCTACTATTATTGGTTGTTCGCAAGATTTAAATTGTAAAACCAAGTTATGCGATTGGAGAATAAGGCATGTCAGTGAAACAATTTTAGTTAGGATAAACAATGTTTGCTATGATATGATAAATCAAAGAAACTGAAATTTTGTGATAACTGTATATTAGCCAAACAACATAGAGCTATGTTTATGATTATCACAAATAGGTATCAAGAGGCATAGGACCACGCTggaacacaacaacaaaatgaacTATCTAAACGCATGAATATGGCAATTTTGGACCTTATGAGATGTATACTTATCGAGCTAAGTTTTCCAGAAATTTATTGGGTGAAGTCGTGAACACAACAATTTACCTGATCAACATATGTCTCACAACAAGAATAGACTTCAAGATTATGTGCAAGTTTAGATTGGAAAACATGCTAATTACTCAAATATGAAGGTTTTTAGAGCTCAGGCATTTGCGCATATCCTTGAGAGCTATTTTTAGAGAGCTACTATCTCCCCCAAACATAGGTATATTTAGGTTGACCTGAGTACAAAACTTGGTGTGTTTGAACATTTACTTCCATTCTCTTGTTTTTTGGAGTGTGTTAGAGGGAGTGTTATTGGAGTGTGTTAGAATATGTGACCGTAACATTTGTTTTCTGTACACATAATCAGGGGCGGACCTGCTTTAGGCTGGCTGTGGCTATTGCCACACCAGCCCAgccctattttatttttatttttcatatttaaagtataaagtttatattatatatcttCAATTTTGAAGTGTAATCAAACATGATGCATTGGTTTAATGGTCAAGTGTGTGTTTCTCTAACTCATAGTCATGGATTCAAGTcctatcttttgtttttattatcttttttttttcttctcaaagaATGAATATAACTTGCTCACAGTCATGGGTTCAAGTCTAATATTTTgcttttgtcaattttttttctcaaaaaatgaatataactTAAGTGTAAAAAGGAACGCGACATAATCGAACTCGTGACATAAAAGTTTGTATCTTACTTACTCGTAAGTagtcaacaaaaatatataaaggggTATGCTTTTTGGGTGAGATTTTCAActtattcatttaaaatattttatcttttttataatattatttaagttttaattaaaaaatgttaaattctactaaaatatgaataatttttattatgtttatcgtaatttattttgttaaaataatttgcCACACCGATAATTTTCTCCCAGATCCGCCCCTGCACATAAGTTCTAGATCTATTCTTAGTTGAATTCATTTTTGCTTCAGCTGTTAAATTTGTTGGTTATTGTCATTTGTTGCGCATTCTCACACACGGTAAAAGTT is from Medicago truncatula cultivar Jemalong A17 chromosome 1, MtrunA17r5.0-ANR, whole genome shotgun sequence and encodes:
- the LOC25480539 gene encoding 3,9-dihydroxypterocarpan 6A-monooxygenase — encoded protein: MFQLQSHLNHHILLPKISSMAEMQYYIQLFFVLVISTVAIQTLLTRKKNKKHLTPPSPLALPIFGHFHLMSKLLPAHQSFHKLSIQYGPIMKLFLGSVPCIVISSPEIAKEFLKTHETFFSNRLINYAIDYLSYGSQDFMFAPYGEYWKFMKKICMSELLGGRTIDQFRPLRQQETVRFLRLLQKKGEAGEAVDVSGLLLNLTNRIITRMTMSKTFNENDSNVEDLRNMVHDFSELAGKFSMLEYIWFCKNLHRYRISKRLKGMQKRMETMMEMAIRDRQKERKKIKENSEGSHVRDLLDILLEIHENNNTEIGIKLNKENVTSFIVDIFLAGTDTSSTTIEWGLAELINNPRVMAKAREEIDSVTGKSRLIQESDLPNLPYLQAILKETLRLHPTVPLVVRESSENCNVCGFEIPRKTILFVNLWSMGRDPKLWENPYEFKPERFMSEENKFDVRGQNFQLMPFGTGRRGCPGASLALQAVPTNLAAMIQCFEWKVGGDGTVNMEEKPSTTLPRAHPLICVPIPRFHSFPFGE